In a genomic window of Gossypium arboreum isolate Shixiya-1 chromosome 9, ASM2569848v2, whole genome shotgun sequence:
- the LOC108455853 gene encoding thioredoxin H2-like, translated as MGSFLSSLLGSSGSPSEDSPSSSESSRVSTFHSAPRWQLHFNSVKESPKLMVIDFSASWCGPCKFMEPVLNGMAAKFTDVDFVKLDVDELPDVAQEFGVQAMPTFVLVKQGKEVDRVVGAQKNELEKKVEKNRC; from the exons ATGGGTTCTTTTCTTTCAAGCTTGTTAGGCTCTTCCGGTTCACCATCAGAGGATTCACCATCTTCATCTGAGTCTTCAAGGGTCTCAACCTTCCATTCAGCTCCAAGATGGCAACTTCACTTCAATTCTGTCAAAGAGAGCCCAAAGCTT ATGGTTATAGATTTCTCAGCTTCCTGGTGTGGACCATGCAAGTTCATGGAACCTGTTCTGAATGGAATGGCTGCTAAATTCACTGATGTTGACTTTGTAAAACTTGATGTTGATGAGCTGCCT GATGTGGCACAGGAATTTGGAGTGCAGGCAATGCCAACATTTGTGTTGGTGAAGCAAGGGAAGGAAGTTGATAGGGTTGTTGGAGCTCAAAAGAATGAGCTTGAGAAGAAGGTTGAGAAGAATAGATGCTAA
- the LOC108455158 gene encoding probable polygalacturonase At2g43860, whose translation MATLKIFFFVLLIQCTIFTGSSRQLKKSNVNIDSYGDNTFNVISFGAIGDGKKDDSKGFKRAWDAVCDSSTPSPTFLVPQGKTFLLQPLTFNGKHCNSNNITFQIDGRIIAPTKPSAWECNTNCHHWIGFKNFDGLHIQGSGTINGQGDNWWKLSCKDNQKSCQLRKPTGFMIGHSKNVDIKGLTFEDSPKMHIAFEDSTSIHATQLTIKAPGNSPNTDGIHIQRSTNVSIHNTTIQTGDDCISIGDGSKYINITNIECGPGHGISIGSLGIMGKTEEVEFVHVRNVSFHGTTNGVRIKTWQGGYSHARNIRFEDITSHASTRPIVIDQYYCPHKQCKNQTSAVKINNIAYENINGTSHKETAVQLSCSKSSPCRNITMKNINLRNEKQKGKTSSYCLNAHGLRNGRVHPNVPCLDKHDNF comes from the exons ATGGCAACTTTGAAAATCTTCTTCTTTGTCCTTTTGATCCAATGCACTATATTCACTGGCTCTTCTCGTCAGTTGAAGAAGAGCAACGTAAATATTGATAGCTATGGTGACAATACATTCAATGTCATTAGCTTTGGAGCTATTGGAGATGGAAAGAAGGACGATTCtaag GGGTTTAAGCGTGCATGGGATGCTGTTTGCGATTCATCAACTCCGTCACCAACCTTTCTTGTACCTCAAGGGAAGACGTTTCTGCTGCAACCTTTAACTTTCAACGGCAAACATTGCAACTCTAATAACATTACTTTCCAG ATTGATGGGAGAATCATAGCCCCAACCAAACCTTCTGCATGGGAATGCAATACAAATTGTCACCATTGGATTGGCTTTAAGAATTTCGATGGTCTCCACATTCAAGGATCTGGTACCATCAATGGCCAGGGAGATAATTGGTGGAAACTTTCTTGCAAAGATAACCAAAAG TCGTGCCAACTTCGGAAACCAACG GGTTTTATGATAGGACACTCCAAGAATGTAGATATCAAAGGTTTAACCTTTGAAGACAGTCCCAAAATGCACATTGCATTTGAAGACTCTACTTCGATTCATGCCACTCAACTTACAATCAAAGCTCCGGGAAACAGCCCCAACACTGATGGCATTCACATCCAACGTTCCACCAATGTCTCTATCCACAATACAACCATTCAAACtg GTGATGATTGTATATCAATTGGAGATGGCTCTAAATATATCAATATTACTAACATCGAATGCGGTCCGGGTCACGGAATAAG cattgggagccttggaattATGGGGAAAACTGAGGAAGTTGAATTTGTTCATGTAAGAAATGTTTCTTTCCATGGAACAACTAACGGAGTTAGAATCAAAACTTGGCAG GGAGGATATAGTCATGCGAGGAACATTAGATTTGAAGATATAACTTCTCATGCTTCAACTCGACCTATTGTTATTGATCAATATTATTGTCCTCATAAACAATGCAAGAATCAA ACATCAGCTGTGAAGATTAACAATATAGCTTATGAAAACATCAATGGCACATCACATAAAGAAACAGCAGTACAACTTTCATGTAGCAAATCCAGTCCTTGTAGGAACATTACCATGAAAAACATTAACTTGAGAAATGAGAAGCAAAAAGGCAAAACTTCATCGTATTGCCTCAATGCTCATGGCTTGAGAAATGGAAGGGTCCATCCTAATGTACCTTGTTTGGACAAACATGATAATTTCtag
- the LOC108456894 gene encoding plasma membrane ATPase 1-like, translating into MENKDETLDAVLKEAVDLENVPLEEVFQTLRCNRDGLTTEAAEQRLSIFGYNKLEEKQESKILKFLGFMWNPLSWVMEAAAIMAIALANGGGKPPDWQDFVGIITLLIINSTISFIEENNAGNAAAALMARLAPKAKVFRDGKWSEEEASILVPGDIISIKLGDIIPADARLLDGDPLKIDQSSLTGESLPVTKGPGDSIYSGSTCKQGEIEAVVIATGVHTFFGKAAHLVDSTNQQGHFQKVLTAIGNFCICSIAVGMITEIIVMYPIQDREYRPGIDNLLVLLIGGIPIAMPTVLSVTMAIGSHRLSLQGAITKRMTAIEEMAGMDVLCSDKTGTLTLNKLSVDKNLIEIFAKGVDPDTVVLMAARASRLENQDAIDAAIVGMLADPKEARAGIQEVHFLPFNPTDKRTALTYIDNQGRMHRVSKGAPEQILNLAHNKSELERRVHAVIDKFAERGLRSLAVAYQEVPDGRKESSGGPWQFIGLMPLFDPPRHDSADTIRRALNLGVNVKMITGDQLAIAKETGRRLGMGTNMYPSSSLLGQNKEESIAALPVDELIEKADGFAGVFPEHKYEIVKRLQARKHICGMTGDGVNDAPALKKADIGIAVADATDAARSASDIVLTEPGLSVIISAVLTSRAIFQRMKNYTIYAVSITIRIVLGFMLLALIWKFDFPPFMVLIIAILNDGTIMTISKDRVKPSPLPDSWKLAEIFATGIILGGYLAMMTVIFFWAAYKTDFFPRTFGVKSLQKTDRKDIKMLASAVYLQVSIISQALIFVTRARSWSFLERPGLLLVLAFVVAQLIATLIAVYANWGFAAIEGIGWGWAGVIWLYNLIFYIPLDFIKFFIRYALSGKAWDLVIEQRIAFTRKKDFGKEERELKWAHAQRTLHGLQPPDTKMFGDRTSYNELNQMAEEAKRRAEIARLRELTTLKGHVESVVRLKGLDIDTIQQAYTV; encoded by the exons ATGGAAAACAAGGATGAAACTTTGGATGCTGTGCTTAAGGAAGCTGTTGATTTG GAAAATGTGCCACTTGAAGAAGTTTTTCAAACTTTGAGGTGTAACAGAGATGGTTTAACCACTGAAGCTGCAGAGCAAAGGCTTTCGATTTTTGGCTATAATAAGCTTGAGGAAAAACag gagagtaaaattttgaagTTCTTGGGGTTTATGTGGAACCCTCTCTCATGGGTTATGGAAGCTGCTGCTATCATGGCTATTGCTCTTGCCAATGGAGGa GGGAAACCACCTGACTGGCAAGATTTTGTTGGGATTATTACTCTTCTTATTATTAATTCAACAATAAGTTTCATAGAAGAGAACAATGCTGGCAATGCAGCTGCTGCTTTAATGGCTCGTCTTGCTCCTAAAGCTAAG GTTTTTCGAGATGGGAAGTGGTCTGAAGAAGAGGCCTCTATTCTTGTTCCAGGTGATATCATCAGCATTAAACTCGGGGACATTATTCCGGCAGATGCTCGACTCCTCGATGGTGATCCACTCAAAATCGATCAG TCTTCATTAACTGGTGAGTCTCTTCCGGTAACGAAAGGCCCTGGTGACAGTATTTACTCGGGTTCTACATGCAAACAAGGAGAGATTGAAGCCGTCGTGATCGCCACCGGTGTTCATACGTTCTTCGGCAAAGCTGCTCACCTTGTTGATTCAACAAATCAACAAGGTCACTTTCAAAAG GTGTTGACTGCCATTGGTAATTTCTGTATATGTTCCATCGCAGTCGGAATGATAACAGAAATCATCGTTATGTACCCGATTCAGGACCGTGAGTATCGTCCTGGAATCGACAATTTGCTGGTACTACTCATTGGAGGAATTCCTATTGCCATGCCCACAGTTCTATCTGTTACAATGGCAATTGGGTCTCATCGCTTATCTCTTCAG GGAGCTATAACAAAAAGAATGACAGCAATAGAAGAAATGGCTGGCATGGATGTCCTTTGCAGTGATAAAACCGGAACTTTGACATTGAACAAGTTATCAGTTGACAAAAATCTTATCGAG ATTTTTGCGAAAGGAGTAGATCCCGATACTGTAGTTCTGATGGCAGCTCGTGCATCTCGGCTGGAAAACCAGGATGCCATTGATGCTGCTATAGTAGGGATGTTGGCTGATCCAAAGGAG GCACGAGCCGGTATTCAAGAAGTTCACTTCCTTCCATTCAATCCAACCGATAAGCGAACGGCTCTTACATATATTGATAATCAAGGTCGAATGCACCGAGTCAGCAAAGGTGCACCTGAACAG ATTCTTAATCTTGCACACAATAAATCAGAGTTGGAACGTCGAGTTCATGCTGTAATTGATAAGTTTGCGGAGCGTGGATTGCGGTCACTGGCAGTAGCATATCAG GAAGTTCCTGACGGACGAAAGGAGAGCTCAGGAGGTCCATGGCAATTTATTGGCCTGATGCCTTTGTTCGATCCACCTAGACATGACAGTGCAGATACAATTCGAAGGGCGTTGAATCTCGGAGTGAACGTGAAAATGATCACAG GTGATCAACTGGCGATAGCAAAGGAAACAGGACGTCGTCTCGGAATGGGAACCAATATGTATCCCTCATCATCCTTGTTAGGACAAAACAAAGAAGAGTCTATTGCTGCTTTACCAGTTGATGAGTTGATTGAGAAAGCTGACGGTTTTGCTGGTGTTTTCCCTG AGCACAAGTATGAGATTGTGAAGCGCCTACAAGCCAGGAAACATATATGTGGAATGACTGGTGATGGGGTCAATGATGCTCCTGCTCTTAAGAAAGCAGACATTGGCATAGCTGTGGCTGATGCAACCGACGCAGCTCGTAGTGCTTCCGACATTGTCTTGACCGAACCTGGTCTTAGTGTCATCATCAGTGCTGTACTAACCAGTCGAGCCATATTCCAGAGGATGAAAAACTACACA ATATATGCAGTCTCCATTACAATCCGTATTGTG CTCGGTTTCATGTTATTGGCATTGATATGGAAGTTTGATTTCCCTCCATTCATGGTCCTTATTATTGCTATCCTTAATGATG GCACCATTATGACAATATCCAAGGATAGAGTGAAACCATCTCCACTGCCAGACAGTTGGAAGTTAGCAGAAATCTTTGCAACTGGAATCATTCTTGGTGGTTACTTAGCCATGATGACTGTCATTTTCTTTTGGGCAGCATACAAGACAGACTTCTTCCCT AGAACATTTGGGGTTAAAAGCCTTCAGAAAACCGACCGCAAGGACATAAAAATGCTTGCTTCGGCAGTATACCTGCAAGTGAGCATTATCAGTCAAGCTCTCATATTTGTAACACGAGCAAGGAGTTGGTCTTTCCTCGAGCGTCCCGGTCTTTTACTGGTTTTGGCTTTTGTCGTAGCTCAGCTG ATTGCTACATTAATAGCAGTATATGCAAACTGGGGTTTTGCTGCAATTGAAGGAATTGGATGGGGTTGGGCAGGTGTGATATGGCTTTACAACCTTATCTTTTACATTCCACTCGATTTTATCAAGTTTTTCATCCGATACGCCCTCAGTGGAAAAGCTTGGGATCTCGTCATCGAACAAAGG ATCGCTTTCACAAGGAAGAAAGACTTCGGGAAAGAAGAACGTGAACTGAAATGGGCGCATGCTCAGAGGACACTCCATGGATTGCAGCCACCGGACACCAAGATGTTTGGCGACCGAACTAGTTACAATGAACTTAATCAAATGGCTGAAGAGGCAAAGAGACGAGCTGAAATTGCAAG GTTGAGGGAACTGACTACGCTAAAAGGGCACGTCGAATCAGTAGTTAGACTGAAGGGTCTTGACATAGACACAATTCAGCAAGCGTACACTGTCTGA